A region from the Rosa rugosa chromosome 6, drRosRugo1.1, whole genome shotgun sequence genome encodes:
- the LOC133715584 gene encoding rust resistance kinase Lr10-like → MITGRLPMPARLVLLLLGLCSVACHANDDPHHCEPSSCGHIRNISYPFRLNDDPKKCGKSMYNLSCENNVTVLHLYSGKYHVLAINYGNYTIRVVDANIRKDNCSSLPRNSLASYNFSEEDPYSIDMLKGQGHIYWGYAHKFELSKPIIFMTCETRPVNSYIYMDTAPCINATSGHSFVITRGLNASDLWNSCRIELMVLTSSSIGTKDTNSSYIDIHNELLYGFELSWYYSYRGSRTYWQCYVDTDTNKVDCGTRYSTLDFIRDLPKLFAELFILVTPTAVLGATAIKAIFGIPCVVVLLILKLKRRHLSMYNVIEEFLQSHNNLMPIRYSYSNIKKMTKGFKDKLGEGGYGAVYKGKLRSGHLVAVKMLGNSKANGQDFMNEVGTIGRVHHVNVVRLIGYCAERSKRALIYEYMSKGSLDKHIFPKEGLISLNCKEAFEISLGVARGIDYLHQGCDMKILHFDIKPHNILLDDNFVPKISDFGLARLCPLDDSSLTMTAARGTLGYMAPELFYKNIGGVSNKADIYSFGKLLMEIAGKRRNLNALAENTSQIYFPSWVYDQFNEEKEVEIEGATDEEKKLTKKMLMVALWCIQMKPSDRPNSMNKVVEMLEGEVEFIQMPPKPLLYPQETPLVDDEDDSETTFSSSLPLKNEAQESISSIQNPN, encoded by the exons ATGATCACAGGAAGGCTACCCATGCCAGCACGACTAGTCCTTCTACTTCTTGGTTTGTGCAGTGTCGCTTGCCACGCTAATGATGATCCTCATCACTGTGAACCTTCTTCCTGCGGCCACATCCGAAATATAAGTTACCCTTTCCGACTCAATGATGATCCAAAGAAGTGCGGTAAATCAATGTATAACCTGTCTTGTGAGAACAATGTCACTGTATTACACTTGTATTCAGGAAAATACCATGTGCTTGCCATCAATTATGGAAATTACACAATCCGAGTTGTGGATGCCAATATACGTAAGGATAATTGCTCTTCACTCCCTCGTAATTCGTTGGCCAGCTATAACTTCAGTGAGGAGGATCCATACAGCATTGATATGTTGAAAGGTCAAGGTCACATTTATTGGGGGTACGCGCATAAGTTTGAATTGTCAAAGCCTATAATCTTCATGACCTGTGAAACTCGGCCGGTGAATTCGTATATCTATATGGATACTGCTCCTTGCATTAATGCAACGAGTGGGCATTCTTTTGTTATCACTAGAGGCTTAAATGCCTCGGATTTGTGGAATTCATGTCGCATAGAGCTGATGGTCTTGACATCATCGTCGATTGGTACAAAGGACACGAACAGTTCCTACATTGACATCCATAATGAGCTGCTCTATGGTTTTGAACTTTCATGGTATTACAGCTACCGGGGATCACGTACCTATTGGCAATGCTACGTCGACACTGATACCAACAAAGTTGATTGTG GCACCAGGTATAGTACCTTGGACTTTATAAGAG ATCTACCTAAACTATTTGCCGAATTATTCATTCTAGTAACTCCAACGGCAG TACTTGGGGCGACTGCAATAAAAGCTATATTCGGAATTCCATGTGTGGTTGTCCTTTTAATCTTGAAGTTGAAAAGACGACATTTATCAATGTACAACGTTATTGAAGAATTCTTGCAAAGTCACAACAACCTCATGCCTATACGGTACTCCTACTCCAACATCAAGAAGATGACCAAGGGATTTAAGGATAAATTGGGGGAAGGAGGTTATGGCGCTGTGTATAAAGGAAAGCTTCGGAGCGGTCACCTTGTTGCTGTTAAGATGTTGGGAAATTCCAAAGCTAATGGGCAAGATTTTATGAATGAAGTTGGTACCATTGGAAGAGTTCATCATGTAAATGTGGTGCGACTAATTGGCTATTGTGCTGAGAGATCAAAGCGTGCTCTTATATATGAGTACATGTCAAAAGGGTCTCTTGATAAACACATATTTCCTAAGGAAGGACTCATCTCCTTAAATTGCAAGGAAGCATTTGAAATTTCACTAGGAGTGGCTCGTGGTATTGATTATCTGCATCAAGGATGTGATATGAAAATTTTGCATTTCGATATCAAGCCACACAACATTCTTCTTGATGATAACTTTGTTCCAAAGATTTCTGACTTTGGGCTAGCAAGATTATGTCCATTAGACGATAGTAGTTTAACTATGACTGCTGCAAGAGGAACCCTTGGATACATGGCTCCAGAACTGTTTTACAAAAATATAGGAGGTGTCTCGAACAAAGCTGACATCTATAGTTTTGGAAAGTTGCTGATGGAAATTGCagggaaaagaaggaatttaaATGCACTTGCAGAAAATACGAGCCAAATTTACTTTCCTTCTTGGGTGTATGACCAGTTCAATGAAGAAAAGGAGGTGGAAATTGAAGGTGCCACGGATGAGGAAaagaaactaacaaagaaaatgCTCATGGTAGCATTGTGGTGTATACAAATGAAGCCCAGTGACCGTCCTAATTCGATGAACAAAGTAGTAGAGATGCTTGAAggagaagttgaattcattcAAATGCCTCCAAAGCCTTTACTGTATCCACAAGAAACTCCACTagtggatgatgaagatgattcgGAAACAACTTTCTCATCATCACTGCCATTGAAAAATGAAGCTCAAGAGTCAATTAGTTCGAttcaaaatccaaattaa
- the LOC133715290 gene encoding methionine aminopeptidase 2B-like, protein MAGENLDENIPCEENGTVESSNDNGNGEAAQQSPTVQKDEDEDKDVSKKKKKKNKSKKKKAQAEHTDPQSLSGQTDPQSTSRQTAPQSTSRQTDPPSIPLIDLFPHGEFPEGEIQQYRDDNLWRTTSEEKRELERLEKPLYNSVRRAAEVHRQVRKYIRGILKPGMLMTDLCETLENTVRKLISENGLEAGIAFPTGCSLNWVAAHWTPNTGDKTVLQYDDVMKLDFGTHVDGHIVDCAFTVAFNPMFDPLLEASREATNTGIKESGIDVRLCDVGAAIQEVMESYEVEINGKVYQVKSIRNLNGHSIGPYQIHAGKSVPIVKGGEQTKMEEGEFFAIETFASTGKGYVREDLECSHYMKNFDAGHIPLRLPRAKQLLATINKNFSTLAFCRRYLDRLGETKYLMALKNLCDAGVVQPYPPLCDVKGSYVSQFEHTILLRPTCKEVISRGDDY, encoded by the exons ATGGCAGGGGAGAACTTGGATGAAAATATTCCTTGCGAGGAAAATGGGACTGTAGAATCTTCGAATGACAATGGTAATGGAGAAGCTGCTCAACAATCTCCAACTGTTCAGAAAGATGAGGATGAAGACAAAG ATgtttcaaaaaagaagaagaagaaaaataagagcaa GAAAAAGAAAGCACAGGCAGAGCATACTGATCCACAATCTTTAAGTGGGCAAACTGATCCACAATCTACAAGTAGGCAAACTGCTCCACAATCTACAAGTAGGCAAACTGATCCACCATCCATTCCTCTTATTGATCTGTTCCCACATGGGGAGTTTCCTGAGGGCGAAATTCAACAATACAGAGATGA CAACTTGTGGAGGACTACTTCTGAAGAGAAGAGGGAGTTGGAGCGCCTTGAAAAACCATTATATAATTCAGTTCGTCGAGCTGCAGAAGTTCATCGCCAG GTACGGAAATACATCCGAGGGATTTTAAAGCCTGGAATGTTGATGACTGATTTGTGTGAGACTTTGGAGAACACAGTCCGTAAGTTAATATCCGAGAATGGCCTGGAAGCTGGCATTGCATTCCCCACAGGATGCTCTTTGAATTG GGTTGCTGCTCATTGGACCCCAAATACAGGGGACAAGACGGTGCTTCAGTATGATGATGTGATGAAATTGGATTTTGGAACTCATGTTGATG GTCATATAGTTGACTGTGCATTTACAGTAGCATTCAATCCTATGTTTGATCCACTACTTGAAGCCTCACGTGAAGCAACAAATACGGGTATCAAG GAGTCTGGAATTGATGTGCGTCTTTGTGATGTTGGTGCTGCAATCCAAGAAGTCATGGAATCATATGAGGTTGAAATAAATGGGAAGGTGTATCAAG TTAAAAGTATCCGGAACTTGAATGGACATAGCATTGGACCTTACCAAATCCATGCTGGAAAATCAGTTCCCATTGTGAAAGGAGGGGAGCAGACAAAAATGGAAGAGGGTGAATTTTTTGCGATTGAAACTTTCGCATCAACTG GGAAAGGATATGTCAGAGAAGATCTAGAGTGCAGCCATTACATGAAAAATTTTGATGCCGGCCACATCCCACTGAGGCTGCCTAGGGCAAAGCAATTGCTAGCAACAATTAACAAGAACTTCTCCACATTGGCGTTCTGCAGGCGATATTTAGACCGCCTGGGGGAGACCAAGTATCTTATGGCGCTTAAGAATTTGTGCGATGCTGGCGTTGTCCAG CCCTATCCTCCTCTCTGTGATGTTAAAGGGAGCTATGTATCTCAGTTTGAGCATACAATTTTACTCCGGCCAACCTGCAAAGAGGTCATATCAAGAGGTGATGATTACTGA